One stretch of Euphorbia lathyris chromosome 7, ddEupLath1.1, whole genome shotgun sequence DNA includes these proteins:
- the LOC136234849 gene encoding protein SHI RELATED SEQUENCE 5-like — MAGWFYLSGRETAASSKQEEEKDQETSNFFLYNNRSNEEIYNTTNTTTNKGFEIWPQYYQQQQQQQHQNMNNYSSFGVGPSRRSFSDESSRSGFMVMRQGTQSGGTNCQDCGNQAKKDCEYMRCRTCCKSRGFQCQTHVKSTWVPAAKRRERQQQLATTSSSHQQNQNQNQEQQPQQLQFRGENSKRLRENQGVCTRLATAAATTSGLEVSHFPPEVNSPAVFRCVRVSSIDDADEQYAYQTAVNIGGHVFKGILYDQGLDPRYTRGGESSSGGAQQLNLITAATTTTNTSNSAAAALLDPSSLYPAPLNAFIADSSLAAATEVDFFGRALGFCSH; from the exons ATGGCTGGGTGGTTCTATCTAAGTGGAAGAGAAACAGCAGCATCAAGTaaacaagaagaagagaaagatcAAGAGACgagtaacttttttttatacaatAACAGATCAAACGAGGAGATCTACAACACCACGAACACCACCACCAACAAAGGATTCGAAATATGGCCACAATATTATCAACAGCAGCAACAGCAACAACATCAAAACATGAACAATTACTCGTCGTTTGGAGTGGGTCCTAGTCGGAGAAGTTTCTCTGATGAGTCGTCGAGATCGGGGTTTATGGTGATGAGGCAAGGCACACAAAGCGGAGGGACGAATTGTCAGGATTGTGGGAATCAAGCTAAAAAGGATTGTGAATATATGAGATGTAGAACTTGTTGTAAGAGCCGAGGGTTTCAGTGTCAAACGCACGTTAAGAGCACTTGGGTCCCTGCTGCTAAAAGGCGAGAGAGGCAGCAACAGCTAGCTACTACTTCTTCTTCTCatcaacaaaatcaaaatcaaaatcaagagCAACAACCTCAACAACTTCAATTTCGAGGAGAGAATTCTAAAAGGCTGAGAGAGAATCAAGGTGTTTGCACTCGTTTAGCCACTGCTGCTGCTACTACGTCag GGTTGGAAGTGAGTCATTTTCCGCCGGAAGTGAATTCGCCAGCAGTTTTTCGCTGCGTTCGAGTAAGTTCAATCGACGACGCAGATGAGCAATACGCCTATCAAACGGCTGTGAATATCGGAGGACATGTTTTCAAAGGAATTCTCTATGATCAGGGGTTGGATCCTCGCTATACTAGGGGAGGAGAGAGCTCTTCCGGCGGAGCACAGCAGTTAAATCTAATAACAGCCGCCACAACAACCACGAACACTAGTAACTCAGCCGCGGCGGCTTTGCTTGATCCGTCGTCTCTATATCCGGCGCCGCTCAATGCTTTCATTGCCG ATTCTAGCTTAGCTGCAGCTACTGAGGTTGATTTTTTCGGAAGAGCTCTTGGGTTTTGTTCTCATTAA